A single window of Crassostrea angulata isolate pt1a10 chromosome 8, ASM2561291v2, whole genome shotgun sequence DNA harbors:
- the LOC128159220 gene encoding uncharacterized protein LOC128159220 — translation MKLFLIISRLSVCLEAGAIALQGYPSSVFRQAVEMNNVLPEITPLFDKNLPLLQCLITCIVFPSCLSVFASKQGETCKGCQFSHRHKTGLHFLHIEGEIYYAKVHECTTPGYIWNPTHLYCYKYHAVGKTCDDASSECRKEDSRSHLFLVDSNNALSFLQNIIDIYQQPLYLQGKRQNENSQFFDDFGKIMTFFNWTEGEPKSIIDALYIRTINRFSALIEVSKGNFKRHFMCFIM, via the exons atgaaaCTCTTTTTGATTATTTCTAGATTATCTGTTTGTCTTGAGGCAGGTGCAATTGCATTGCAGGGTTACCCATCTAGTGTTTTTCGGCAAGCTGTTGAAATGAACAATGTTTTACCGGAGATAACACctttatttgacaaaaatcttccgttattgcaatgtttgatCACTTGTATTGTTTTTCCGTCATGTCTGTCGGTGTTCGCCTCAAAGCAAGGAGAAACTTGTAAAGGATGCCAGTTCTCACATCGCCATAAAACAGGGCTACATTTTCTACACATCGAAGGAGAAATATATTATGCTAAAG TTCATGAGTGTACAACACCTGGTTATATCTGGAATCCCACACACCTGTACTGCTATAAATATCACGCTGTAGGAAAGACGTGTGACGATGCAAGCTCAGAGTGCAGAAAAGAAGATTCCAGAAGTCACCTGTTTCTTGTCGACTCGAACAATGCACTTTCATTCTTGCAGAATATAATTG atatttATCAACAGCCTTTGTATCTTCAAGGAAAGAGACAAAACGAAAACTCGCAATTTTTTGACGACTTTGGGAAAATAATGACATTCTTTAATTGGACGGAAGGGGAACCTAAATCAATAATAGATGCTCTCTACATTAGAACAATCAATCGGTTTTCAGCGTTAATTGAAGTATCAAAAGGAAATTTCAAAAGGCATTTCATGTGTTTCATTatgtag